DNA sequence from the Candidatus Methylomirabilis lanthanidiphila genome:
GTTAGTAGTAGGCACCGGAATACGAGATGGGGCGCAGTATCTATCCTCAGTGTTCTGTGAGTTGTTTGGCTTCGGACCTTCGTCATCATCCGGCAAGAAGCGCCGCATCAATCTGAATTGGAGCATAGTAGATTCCGATATCCTTGGATGGTATCGGGGGATAAGATAATCGGGGTCATGAGAATGAGAGTTGTTGAGATCAGGCTGGCTGTAATTCTGTGTGCCGCTATGTTGGTAATCGGGTGGGCTGCGAATGGAGAGGGTCAGGACCCGAAAGGGAAGGAGCCAAGCGCAGCTGAAGCATTAGCTGAGATTCGGGACTTGATCAATCAGCTTAATGCGCTCGGAGTGCATCCGAACATGGGGACTTCTACTACCACTACTACCAGTACTATGATACCAGGAGCCAAGCCATCTGGCCCTCAGCCTTCCATCGGATCGACAGCTCAGAAGCTGCTGGAAAAGATCTACGGACTCGTCCCCTACATCGAAACAGATGAATTTCGAGTTAAAGAGATCCGGTGGACTGTCGGGTGGAATACCAACATGGAGGTTACGATGGAGAGACGACCAAATGTTGGAAAGAGAGGCGTAGGGGTAAAGGAACGCTAGTGTAATGCGTCTAACGCTTCTTTACATTCACCGTTCACCTTGAGCCTGTCGAAGGGTGAAGCATTTAAATGGGTTCCGTTCATGGGTTCGACCAGCTCACCACGAATGGACTGTAAAGGGATTTATGACGCACTACACTCGCTGATGTACTGTACGAACCGAAGAGCAAGACCCCAGCAAACTTAATTACAGTACGCCGTAGGCTGGGTTGAGGAACGAAACCCGGCTCGACTGGGTGGAGCGCAGAGTATATCCTGCTGACTGAGCGACAGGATCGCTAAGTGAAGTGCTCGGATTCGCGCTGCTCATCCCAGCCTACCTGGCCGCGAGCAGTGGACGGCAGCGAGAACGGATGACCGAGTGCCTTAACGCGGAAAAAACACAAAAGGCGATCTTGACAAATATACGGAAAGCTGTAAAAGTATATTTATGTAATATCATGTGTGAGAAGGGGGGAAAGCCATGAAAACCACCATCGAGCTGTCGGATGATCTCTACCGGCAAGCCAAAGCCGAGGCGGCCTTGCGTGGGCGCAAGCTCAGAGAGCTAGTGGAGGAAGGTTTGCGTTTGGTGATCCAGAGCCCCCGCAACCGGGCCACACGGCCTACGCTACGGGAGCTCATGAAGAACGCATGCGGAGTGGTGGATTCCGGTCTTCCGGACCTCGCCTCCAACCCGAAACACCTTGCAGGTTTTGGCCGCCATGCCCGTCGCCATCACTGACACCGGCCCGCTCGTGGCGTTGCTCGATCGGGCCGAGCGACATCATGGGTGGGTGATGGAACGGGTTGCTGAACTGGAGGCGCCGTTGTTGGTGTGCGAACCGGTACTGGCGGAAGCGATGTTCCTGCTCGCGCGGTTGCCGAAAGCTCAGGAGGCCGTGTGGGAGCTGTTGGAAAATGGCGCTATTCGAATTGCGTTGCACATCGAAGAACAGATAGTGGCGCTGCGGGCGCTTCATCGCAAGTATCGTGATCGCCCGATGTCTCTCGCTGACGCCTGTGTCGTGCGCATGGCCGAGCTGCACGAACACCACGCGGTATTCACACTGGACTCCGATTTTTCGGTCTATCGTAAACACGGGCGCGAACCGCTTATCCTGATTCACCCGTCTTGAGGGGCAGTACGCCGTAGGCCGGGTTGAGGAACGAAACTCAGCTCAACTGGGTGGAACGTGGAATATATCCCGCTGACTGGGCGGTGGTATCGTCGGGAGTTAGTTACAGCTTGCCAATGGGAGTAACGGGGCGTTCGGGTATAGAAGAATCGTTTGCGCTTCGGCGCAAAGGCGTTGTACGATTCGATAGTCCTGGATAGAGGCGTGTAAGGGACAGATCATGCGACGTGTTTTCTCTCCTACAGAGATTTTGGCTCGGGCTGAACAGGAAGGTATTGACCTGTCGATGTTGCGCGAACGCCTTCGGCTGACCCCGACTCAGCGCCTCGAGCGCCACCAAGCCGCCTTGGCGCTGGTCGAGGCGCTGCGCGACGCGAAGAGGAAAGGGAGTCGTGGTACAGACCGAGCGATTGCTGGGCGCCCTTTGCAAGGCTGACGTCGCCTTTGTCGTCATTGGCGGTATGGCGGCTGTCGCGCAGGGCTCCTCGTATGTTACCGCGGACTTGGATATCTGCTATCAGCGGCAACCGCGCAACTACGAACGGCTCAGTCGCGCCCTTCAACCTTTCCATCCGCAGTTACGCGGGGCTCCCGCCGATCTCCCTTTCATTCTCGACGCCGCGACACTCAAAGCCGGACTGAATTTCACCTTGACAACAGATGGTGGCGATCTCGATCTCATGGGCGAGGTGAAGGGGCTGGGAGACTATGAAGCGGTCAGAGCTCATGCAGAAGAGGTAGAGATTTACGGATATCCCGTTTTAGTGCTTACGCTCGCGGGGCTCATTCACTCTAAGCAGGCTACGGGACGCCCGAAAGATCTCCGACTCATCGAAGAACTCCAAGCCCTTCAGGCACTGTGGACGGAATCTCAGCAGAAGGAGCGGTGAGTGGTAGACAGAGGTGTATCGCCTCACCACGGACTGGAAGTACGGTGGAACCAATGGAGGCCATGAGTCCTGAGGTGACGTGGCTCTTCGCCGCGATGGAAAAGCGGCGACGCAAACTGGCCGGGCTGCCGTTTCTGGAGAAAGTGCGCGCGGTGGTACAGCTCCAGCGGATGATCGCACCCATCCTCGGCGCACGAGGCCGGCAAGTGCGCGCGTGGGACATCGAACTCTCAGGCAGGCTAGGAGGAAAAGCGATGGAAAACCCTAGCACAGAAGGTCGCCGATACCAACGGAACGGACCCGCATTGGCTGCGGTTGCTTTCGCTTTTCATGTCCTCTCGATACCGTTCGCAGCCGAAATAACCTCTGCAGACATGCTGCACTTCAAGCTGCTTGGCGAATGGGCGAATGCCGATGCAATGGAGGGTAAGCTGGGCTTGTATTCCGTAGCGCAGCTCACAGGTAACTCCGCCACCTTCGTGAGTGATGTAACTATTCCGGACGGAACAGTGGTAAACGCTGGCCAGAGGTTTACCAAAACCTGGCGGGTCAAGAACAGCGGCTCAACAAGTTGGAACGGTTACAGTTTGACGTTTAGCGGTGGTGATAAAATGGGCACCTCGACCTCTGTCGCTGTCCCGACGACTACGCCAGGGGCGATGGTGGATATAAGCGTCCCGATGATCGCTCCGACTGAGCCGGGTCCCCACCGGGGCGATTGGCGGATGCGCGCTGCCGACGGGGCACCGTTCGGCGAGGACGTCTTCGTCTTGATCACGGTCAAAGGGACTCGCCCGCTCGCCGAATTGGAGACCGATCTTCGGGATCATTCCCCTGAAGTCCGCAAGAAGGCGGTAGAAGCTCTTGCAGCCTTAGGGCCGCAGGCCGCGCCGACACTGATGCAAGCCTTGAAGAAAGATGCTGATGCGGGAGTGCGAGGTCTCGCGATGGCGGGCTTGGCCGACATCAAGCCGCTGAGCAAGGAGGCGTTCCTAGGAATACTCACGGCCCTTAATGACCCGGACGATACTGTCCAATTAATCGCGATGGAGGTTCTCTACGCAATCGGCCCTGGGGCCGTCCCGACATTGGTCGGGCCGGAGACAGTCCCGACCTTGGCTAGGGCTTTGACAAACCCTAATCCGGCAGCGCAGAGCATGGCAATTCAACTTCTCGGCGTTCTCGGTCCCGCAGCCAAAGAAGCAGTTCCTGCATTGAGGGAACTCGTTACTCGCCAGCCGAATAACGATTTAGCAAAAGAGGCTCTCCGGGTAATCGAGGGCCATTGAAGGGGAACGCGGCACCGGCGGATGTCCTCCGGGGAAAAGGTTTGGCACGGGACCGAGCAAACGGCCAAAGGAGACCAACGTATGATGGCGGGCGATTCTGATGTTCGCTCTGGCGATTTCAGCAGCACGCCGTAGGCCGCGCTGAAGAGAAACCCAGCTTGGCAGCTAAACGGAAAGCTGAAATAGAGTGTCTACCAAAATACTACGTGCAAGGAAGAGAAAGGCAATGAACACCAGAAACACTCGCAGGTTTTGGCCGCCGTGCGCTGTTCATTGGTAAGGCGCGACCACTGAACGGGTTGCAGTGGCGCGAGTTGAGGAGCTGAGAACCAACCCACACCTAAGGGAGGCAATCATGAGAAAAAAGCTGCTTATGCTGTGTTCCGGGGTTGCGATATTGACGTTATCCGCCGGATTGACATTTGCCGTCGAAGAGAAGCCGGCTCAGAGCGAGGCGAAACCGGGAGCTGCGGCGAAGACAGATAGCCAACAAGAGCGGGTCCGTGGCAGCCAGTTCGTGACAGATCAAGAACGCGCTGATTTTCGTGAGAAAATGCGTGCCGCGAAGACCCCTGAAGAGCGGCAGCAAATTCGTAAGGAGCATCATGAGATGATGAAGGCTCGCGCCAAAGAGCGTGGCGTGACACTGCCAGATGAGCCGCCTGCGAAGGGTAGGGGCATGGGAGGGCCCGGCAGCGGCATGGGGCCTGGCGGAATGGGTCCCGGTCCGCGTCGCTGAACATCGCGTGCCTGATACCGTGATCAACCAAACAACCGTGGCGGGGCACCTCCGAAGTTGCTGCCCCGCCACGATTGCCGCGTACCTTGGCGTTATGTGGGCCGCCGGGGTAAAATAGGCTGCCAGACTCGGGAATACCGGTGGAACCCGCACCAACATGGATGTAGCCCATGAGCCTACAGCCCGATGCCGGCGCTGCCGCTAAAGCTATCTCAGATATCGCCGATCTGATCTCCTATTATACCGACCTCCACGGTGACCAGGTGACCGTCACTGCGATCGCCTCGCAGTGGTACACCCTGGGTTTCCAGGCCGACAGCGATCTTTCTGATTGGCTCGCGGCCGGGTGGCTCAACCCAACCCTTGCCCACGCCGCTGTCGCCGTAGGCCTTACGCCGAAACAAGCCACCACCGCAGCCGAATACGCGTTGGTTGACGACTACCTCACCTGGTGGGAGCGCGACGACAACCCCCACGCGGTTCATATGGCTGGTGAGATGGGCGAAGCGTGGGAGATCTATATTGACGATAAATATCCCTCCCTTACCCGCAACAACCGCTATTCCGTCCGCGACCGTACCACATTCGCCGTCAAAGCGGTATGCAGCGGCTTGCTCACTGTGGACTTTCCCGCTTACGTCTCGCGGCGGAGGCATGCTCAAGCTACGTAACCCCCTTACCACGCAAGGATCTCCAAATTCGAGAGATTTCACCTGAGGCGCTAGAGCTCTCCTTGACAGGCATCAGAGCGGTTCCTATAATCTGCGCATCTCACAATTGGAGGCGCTGTGGAAGAACATAATCTATTAGTGGGCGAGCGGATGCGGAAGCTGGTAGAGCTCGAAGCGGCAGGTGTAGACCCCTATCCGACCGGTTTTAAGGTCCGCCACCTTGCGGCTGACCTCCACCAGGAGTACGCCGTTCTCCCTGAAGAGGGCGATGGGGCACCTGAGGTCGCCATTGCCGGTCGCCTGATGTCGCTGCGCCATCACGGCAAGGTGGCCTTTGCCCACCTTCAAGATGACTCCGGAAGAATCCAGATCTACCTGGCGCACGATGCGCTGGGCACACAACTGTACGATTTCTGCAAGAGGTTGCTGGATGTCGGCGACTACCTAGGGGTGGAGGGATCGCTCTTTCGGACGCGGACAGGGGAACTCACGGTGAGAGCCAGGACGGTTCGACTTCTGACAAAGTCGCTGCGACCGCTTCCAGAGAAGTGGCATGGCCTGACCGATATAGAGACCCGTTTTCGTCAGCGCTACCTGGATCTTATTGTGAACCGGCAGGTTGCTGACGCCTTCAGAAAACGCAGCCGTCTGATCGCGGGGATGCGCCGCTTCCTTGAGTCGAGGGGATTCCTGGAAGTCGAGACCCCCATGATGCAGCCGATGGCCGGCGGCGCCATAGCGCGACCCTTTGTCACACATCATAACGCCC
Encoded proteins:
- a CDS encoding Ribonuclease VapC26, whose product is MPVAITDTGPLVALLDRAERHHGWVMERVAELEAPLLVCEPVLAEAMFLLARLPKAQEAVWELLENGAIRIALHIEEQIVALRALHRKYRDRPMSLADACVVRMAELHEHHAVFTLDSDFSVYRKHGREPLILIHPS
- a CDS encoding HEAT repeat protein, translated to MEAMSPEVTWLFAAMEKRRRKLAGLPFLEKVRAVVQLQRMIAPILGARGRQVRAWDIELSGRLGGKAMENPSTEGRRYQRNGPALAAVAFAFHVLSIPFAAEITSADMLHFKLLGEWANADAMEGKLGLYSVAQLTGNSATFVSDVTIPDGTVVNAGQRFTKTWRVKNSGSTSWNGYSLTFSGGDKMGTSTSVAVPTTTPGAMVDISVPMIAPTEPGPHRGDWRMRAADGAPFGEDVFVLITVKGTRPLAELETDLRDHSPEVRKKAVEALAALGPQAAPTLMQALKKDADAGVRGLAMAGLADIKPLSKEAFLGILTALNDPDDTVQLIAMEVLYAIGPGAVPTLVGPETVPTLARALTNPNPAAQSMAIQLLGVLGPAAKEAVPALRELVTRQPNNDLAKEALRVIEGH